Proteins co-encoded in one Capsicum annuum cultivar UCD-10X-F1 chromosome 9, UCD10Xv1.1, whole genome shotgun sequence genomic window:
- the LOC107842961 gene encoding calcium-binding protein CP1 has product MCPTGSILYSEATGKPNLRSAFDILDVDRDGKISRDDLRTSYGGFVGDSEDDVIGTMMTLADFNKDGYVEFEEFEKVLDSCGSRKDDEKRRNGTLGGVNVMEDVFKVMDKDGDGKVGHEDLKSYLNWAGLQVDDDDVKAMIKLGPGHGNDGVTYEGFLQILSL; this is encoded by the coding sequence ATGTGTCCAACGGGAAGTATTTTGTATTCTGAAGCTACCGGAAAGCCAAATCTCCGGTCAGCATTCGACATTTTGGACGTTGACCGTGATGGAAAGATAAGCAGGGACGATCTCCGAACATCATATGGTGGATTCGTCGGCGATTCTGAAGACGACGTGATTGGTACGATGATGACGCTAGCCGATTTCAACAAAGACGGATACGTTGAATTCGAGGAATTCGAGAAGGTTCTAGACAGTTGTGGAAGCAGAAAGGATGATGAGAAAAGGAGAAATGGAACGTTAGGAGGGGTGAATGTAATGGAGGATGTTTTCAAGGTGATGGACAAAGATGGTGATGGCAAAGTTGGGCATGAGGATCTTAAGAGTTACCTGAATTGGGCTGGGCTTCAAgtggatgatgatgatgttaagGCCATGATCAAATTGGGCCCTGGTCATGGTAATGATGGTGTTACCTATGAaggttttcttcagattttgtcTCTTTGA